The genomic DNA GATGGAGCATTGACCCTCCAGACCATGTCTCGTTGGAGGATCTGGGGAAATGCAGAGGTGGCAGATAGTACATCGACTGAGATCAAGGTATTAGAAGAGAATTTGGTAGGAGTCATTTTTGGTTCGGAAAGGAGGCTGTTCTGCCTGGATTAACCACATAATAATTTCAATCAGCGATATATCCAACAGAAAGAAGATGCTATATTATCCCTCAACCAATACCCGAGTCCAATCAAACTTCCTCCATCGTCGTCGGAACGGCTCTACTCGTCTATCACCGCCCCGCTGCCATCGTCCCTGTCGCTTGATAATTTCTGGCCCTATATCCAACATCCCTCCAATAATCTCTCGGGCGAACAGATCGCCCTTGGGCCACTTGTGTTCATCCTCGACGACGTGGCCCAGCCCACCATCTAACTCAAACCAGACATGGAAGTAGGGCATCTCCTTCACGAGGGAACGACGGAAGGCTGACCGTCCCAAGCCCTGTCTTGACTTGGCGAGAGTATCAATAAGTTTCCGATGTTGGGACCATTCCGAGTCGGCCGATAGGATTGCTTCTTTGAAGAAGGCTGGGGAGGTCTCTCCCAGACTGTATGGGAGTGGCACCGCTTCCATCGCTGCATGTCTCCTGCGTTGAGGCTGGGCGGCATTTTCGTAGAAGATCACGTCGCGGCCTTGTTCGTGGTACATGCGGGTCAAGCTCTTCATGAAGTTCCGGATCTCTTcccattcatcatcatcgcatTCCATGAGGTTGGTTCGATGCTGGATAGGGACGATGGTGGCGCATCCTTCGTTCAGTTCGGGTTCTGTTGGGAGTGTCAAAAATACCCGTGTGGCCAGCGATACCACAGGTGCAATTGGAGGTGTATTTGTATCCTCATGATGACAGAGGGGACAGTTATCCAAGATCCGGTTCATCTTTTGGAAGTCGTTGATGGCGGTATTTTTGATGTCGATTTCAGATCGATGTACGCGCCGAGCCAGCTTGGAGGCATTGTCGTCCATGTACTCTAGGTCATTCTGGACGCTTGTTAGTGATCATGCATGTCTGGCAGGAAGCAGGTAGACTCACCTCGAATTTAGAATCCTTGGCGATTCTGTCCGCCAACCGGCGTCCATCACCTCCAAATTGACCCCGGCTTCGCCGTTCCTCCTGAACCATATCTTCAATGCTCATGTCCTCATTCTCCTCCACATGGCCTCGCTCCCGGCCTCTTCTGGTTTCAACCTGCTTGACCTCGTTCCTCTTTCCGGCCAACATCCTATTCTCCATGACACCAAGCACCACCACATCGGATTCCTTGCGGTTAGCCATCGAGGCTGCAGCTGTATTGTAGCGTTCTTCGAGCTCAGTCGCATCGGGAGCACCCTTCAGTTTTGCTTTCATCATTTGTGCCTTGAGTCGGTTGAGGGCAGTTAGATCAAGGTGCTGTGTAGTATTTGCAGGCGGTTCGGTCTCCATCGGCTTGCCCTGACCTTGGGCTTGGTGTTCTCGCCCTGGTGACCGGACATGTTCGTGGGAGTCTCTCCGAACATTATTATCGAGCTTCCGCTCCTGGAAAAGTTCCCCGGATGGCTTTACTTTACCAACGTAGCCTTCACCATAGGTCTCGCGGCGATCCaattctgcttcttcttcccgaGCGTCATCGAATGAGCGTAGATCTCCAAAACGGTTGAAGGCAATCTCTTCCACCGACTTCCCACTTTCCTCCGCCTCTCGATAGACCGCTTTAAGCCTCGTCATTCTCCATTGAGAGCCAGCATCGCCAAACTCGTAGTCCACTTCATGTTGCGCCGgttcctcctcgacctcttcAAGAGCTTTCCCATCCTTCAAATCGTGCAGATGGTTGTTAATCTCCCGGTTGTGAATCTTCAAGTCGAAATCCGCCTGGAGCATCTTCGGCTGCGGCTCCTGTAGGCGCGTCGAGTCGCGCCGGTTAACGTAGTCCACACTGAGGGCAGACGGAGCCTCCATCCAAGCATCTCGCTTTGGACGACTTGGTTCCTCCTGCACCACCTCTTTTACTGACTCCCGCGTCCCCGCTGATCCATCGTCTCTGCTTTCGTGTCGGTGTCGGCGTTTATGGGAGCGGTCTCGGTCGTCGCCGTGATCCGTGGAATGGCGCGAACGCTTATGTCGATGGCCGTTTTCATCGCTGTGTCGGGACTCGCGGTCTCGTCTTCCTAATCCTCGTTCTCCGGATCGTGACGAATGGCGATGGTGACGGTGTCGATGGTGTCTGGAGCTGCGGTCTCTGCTGCGGTCGCGATCGCGATCGCGGTGACGTTTCTCTCTGTCGCCCTTTTCTTGTCTCTCGCGACCTTCTTCGGCCAGAGCTTTTTCGAAATCCTCCAATGTCATTTTCTGCTTGTAAATCGCGAAAGGTTTGACAGAAAGGATAGAAAGAGCGAAAAATACAGGCGGCGGAGTGGAATGACGTCTGGCCGGCCCAGAACTCCACCGCGATCCCCGCGACAAAAGAATTTCATTCTGGAAAAATCTCCATACAGCTTCACGAAAACGAGTGATCTTGCTCAACTCGCCTGGCATTTGTTATTCCAGCTGCACAGAGCTTCAAAAGTGATACTAATTAATTCTTCATCATGGCGACGACCCCTGTGTCTGTCGTCTGCGTCGGCATGGCAGGTAAGTCATAGCATCTCTCGAATCGGTCTCTAAGCTGGTACTGATAGATGATTCTCTAATATAGGCTCGGGGAAGACGACTTTCATGCAGCGGATAAACTCTTACCTCCATTCTCAGAAAAACGTCCCCTACGTGCTGAACCTAGACCCCGCCGTGTACTCCGTCCCATTCGAGAGCAACATCGACATTCGCGACTCGATCAACTACAAAGAAGTCATGAAGCAATATAATCTCGGCCCTAACGGTGGTATTCTGACATCCCTGAACCTCTTCGCAACAAAGGTCGACCAAATCATAG from Aspergillus chevalieri M1 DNA, chromosome 1, nearly complete sequence includes the following:
- a CDS encoding putative cell cycle control protein (Cwf19) (COG:S;~EggNog:ENOG410PHHX;~InterPro:IPR040194,IPR006768,IPR006767;~PFAM:PF04677,PF04676), whose protein sequence is MTLEDFEKALAEEGRERQEKGDREKRHRDRDRDRSRDRSSRHHRHRHHRHSSRSGERGLGRRDRESRHSDENGHRHKRSRHSTDHGDDRDRSHKRRHRHESRDDGSAGTRESVKEVVQEEPSRPKRDAWMEAPSALSVDYVNRRDSTRLQEPQPKMLQADFDLKIHNREINNHLHDLKDGKALEEVEEEPAQHEVDYEFGDAGSQWRMTRLKAVYREAEESGKSVEEIAFNRFGDLRSFDDAREEEAELDRRETYGEGYVGKVKPSGELFQERKLDNNVRRDSHEHVRSPGREHQAQGQGKPMETEPPANTTQHLDLTALNRLKAQMMKAKLKGAPDATELEERYNTAAASMANRKESDVVVLGVMENRMLAGKRNEVKQVETRRGRERGHVEENEDMSIEDMVQEERRSRGQFGGDGRRLADRIAKDSKFENDLEYMDDNASKLARRVHRSEIDIKNTAINDFQKMNRILDNCPLCHHEDTNTPPIAPVVSLATRVFLTLPTEPELNEGCATIVPIQHRTNLMECDDDEWEEIRNFMKSLTRMYHEQGRDVIFYENAAQPQRRRHAAMEAVPLPYSLGETSPAFFKEAILSADSEWSQHRKLIDTLAKSRQGLGRSAFRRSLVKEMPYFHVWFELDGGLGHVVEDEHKWPKGDLFAREIIGGMLDIGPEIIKRQGRWQRGGDRRVEPFRRRWRKFDWTRVLVEG